Proteins encoded in a region of the Rhizobium sp. CC-YZS058 genome:
- a CDS encoding HPr kinase/phosphatase C-terminal domain-containing protein: MTAPTIHATAIVIGTTGVLFVGASGSGKSSTALACICAARQRGLFASLVADDRVVVTRAGSSLIARAPHAIKGLAELRGFGIIPVTPLAAARLSLAIRPLLPPFGERMAPEEEVFPVAGASLPLAVLPLLHGVEPLDLLLAIMPLKCSES, from the coding sequence GTGACCGCGCCCACCATTCATGCAACCGCCATCGTCATCGGGACGACCGGTGTTCTTTTCGTCGGCGCGTCGGGAAGCGGCAAAAGCAGCACGGCGCTCGCCTGCATCTGCGCCGCCCGGCAGCGCGGGCTCTTCGCGTCCCTGGTCGCCGATGACCGCGTGGTCGTGACACGGGCGGGCAGCAGCCTGATTGCCCGAGCGCCACACGCGATCAAGGGCCTTGCGGAGCTGCGCGGTTTTGGCATCATTCCCGTCACGCCGCTTGCCGCGGCCCGGCTTTCCCTTGCCATCCGCCCTCTCTTGCCGCCCTTCGGCGAACGGATGGCGCCTGAGGAGGAAGTGTTTCCGGTCGCCGGAGCGAGCCTGCCGCTTGCGGTTCTGCCGCTGCTCCACGGGGTAGAACCCCTGGATCTCCTGCTTGCGATCATGCCGCTGAAATGCTCCGAAAGCTGA